The nucleotide sequence CATGATTTCGCCAAGCTCATCATGCAAGCGATAAATGTTTTCTGGACCTTGGCGCGAAAGCAAGTCTTTTTTGAGGTCTTCTTCGATTTGCAAGGCATGCTCGAAAACTCTTTCGGGAACATTGTGATGGCTGGAATTCAAATTATCTAAATAACGGGGAACTTCTTGGCCGGCAACCAGCCCGCTAAAGATGCAGGACAAAAGGGAATTTGCTCCTAAGCGGTTTGCTCCATGGTATTGATAGTCCGACTCGCCTATATTGAAACATCCGCGCAGATTTGTCATTTGCCGATAACGCTCAAAGCGGTCCGGCGCATCAGCTGCAGGCCAATCCACCCACGCGCCTCCCATGCTATAGTGCATGGCCGGAAAGATCTTCATGGGAACTTTGCGCGGGTCTTCTCCCGTAAATTTTTGATAAATTTCTAAAATTGCCTGGAGCTTTTCCTTCTTTTCTTCGGATAAATGGCTGACATCCAAGTACACCTGCATTCCGCCATCTATCCCCAATCCCATTTCGCACACGCGCAGGACTTCGCGCGATCCGATATCCCTTGGAATCAAATTTCCCAAAGCCGGATACATGTCCTCTAGAAAATACCAAGGCTCGCCTGTAACGCCGCAAGGGATTTGCCTGCCGTCCGGCGTCTGGATGGTCTTGGAAGAGTCGCCGTATACCCAAATGCGTCCCCCCTCTCCGCGGGCCGACTCAGACATGAGCCGCAATTTATCATGTCCTGGAATAGCCGTCGGGTGAATTTGAATAAATTCCCCGTTGGCGTATATCATCCCCTGCTTAAAGAGGCGTCCATTAGCCGCGCCTGTGCAAAAAGTTGAATTGGTCGATTTTTTGAAAATCATGCCAATTCCTCCGGTTGCCATGACAACCGCATCGGCTTTCAATACCTCCAACTTCATGTTGAAGAGATCCATAATGACAATGCCGCGCGAAATTCCCTGCTCATCTAGAATTAAGCGCATGAATTCGTGCGATTCGAATTTTTCTACGCACCCCAATGTCTCGTATTTGCGCACTTGCTCATCCAAAGAATAGAGAAGCTGCTGGCCGGTGGAAGCGCCGCAAAAAGCCGTTCGATGATAAAGCGTGCCCCCAAAACGCCTAAAATCCAAATTTCCTTCGGGAGTGCGATTAAATGTGCATCCTAGCCGGTCCATTAAGTGAATAATTCCCGGAGCTGCCAAGCACATTTCCAAAACAGGAGGCTGATTGGCCAAAAAATCCCCCCCTTTTATGGTGTCATACGCATGAATGAGAGGAGAATCTTCTTCGCCTTTTAAATTGATGGCGGCATTGATGCCTCCTTGGGCGCACACAGAATGAGAGCGCTTCACTTTTGTAACCGAAACAAGTTTGACTTTGCAGCCATTTTCCGCCAGCTTCATTGTTGCAGACAACCCTGCAAGCCCTCCTCCGACAACAATCACTTCTTTATGTTTATGCGCCATATTTCTGTATTCCTATTCCTTTAATGCGCTAGATTAAGCCAATACGTTCCCCAAATCGCTGCAAGACCCAAAAAGGTAATGATGACCATTAAACCGGTAGCAAATGCCCGCATTAGGTTTTGAGAAGCGGCTGTAAGAGTCACTCCCCATTTAAACATTGCCGTCCATAGTCCATTAAAAGCATGAAAGCAAGCCGCCAAAACCAAGCCCGTATAAAGCAGAATCATAACAGGGTTCTTAAAGGTATCGCGCACCATCAGCAGCTCGGCCACGCCGAATGATTTGGAAACAGCCAGAACTTCATGAGCGCCCAACTGCCATTTGTCCATGGCAGTTACCCATGCC is from Candidatus Protochlamydia phocaeensis and encodes:
- the sdhA gene encoding succinate dehydrogenase flavoprotein subunit: MAHKHKEVIVVGGGLAGLSATMKLAENGCKVKLVSVTKVKRSHSVCAQGGINAAINLKGEEDSPLIHAYDTIKGGDFLANQPPVLEMCLAAPGIIHLMDRLGCTFNRTPEGNLDFRRFGGTLYHRTAFCGASTGQQLLYSLDEQVRKYETLGCVEKFESHEFMRLILDEQGISRGIVIMDLFNMKLEVLKADAVVMATGGIGMIFKKSTNSTFCTGAANGRLFKQGMIYANGEFIQIHPTAIPGHDKLRLMSESARGEGGRIWVYGDSSKTIQTPDGRQIPCGVTGEPWYFLEDMYPALGNLIPRDIGSREVLRVCEMGLGIDGGMQVYLDVSHLSEEKKEKLQAILEIYQKFTGEDPRKVPMKIFPAMHYSMGGAWVDWPAADAPDRFERYRQMTNLRGCFNIGESDYQYHGANRLGANSLLSCIFSGLVAGQEVPRYLDNLNSSHHNVPERVFEHALQIEEDLKKDLLSRQGPENIYRLHDELGEIMVNDVTVKRNNADLQKALNKIKEIRERYRHISLDDQSQFANQTYAFANQFGPMLELAMVITKGALLRNESRGAHYKPEFPERDDENWLKTTLATYNRSLDEPIITYEPINLRHLKPILRDYAHTKKVKPTLENVPNNIVLPI